The proteins below are encoded in one region of Maribacter aestuarii:
- a CDS encoding HEPN domain-containing protein: MQSFRTEIENPVVEKDIVELERKIHEFQEGKLDEEKFRSLRLARGVYGQRQQGVQMIRIKLPYGKVTSKQLKRICDVSDEYSTGRLHITTRQDIQIHYVDLNRTPELWAELEKDEVTLREACGNTVRNVTASETAGIDVDESFDVSPYADALFRYFLRNPISQEMGRKFKVSFSASDVDTGLSYMHDLGFIAKIQNGEKGFKVMLGGGLGSQPRHADVLYEFLPSDKIIPLMDGVIRVFDRYGERKSRAKARMKFLLKDLGLDGFRKLLEAEQKAVPIATFSIDADSYPKAYVVDVAIPKVEIKDIKAFEQWKYTNIVPQKQNGFVAIGIKVLLGDFYTDKARLLADLVQNYAAGEFRLSLRQNILIPYVKEELVPFFYTELQKLGFVEAGYNKALDITACPGTDTCNLGIASSTGIAVELERIIKEEYPQYISNADVVIKISGCMNACGQHNMANIGFQGMSIRTKDKLVAPALQVLLGGGNIGNGEGRFADKVVKIPCRRGPEALRLLLDDFEKNGKGYSYSDYYQEKGQMYFYDFLKPLTDINNLTQEDFIDWGNTERYKKEIGIGECAGVVIDLIATLLFESEEKIQNSEATFEEGKWAASIYHSYSSMVNTAKALLTAENTKVNTHSSIIKDFDELFITSGRINLGRGFEELVLQLNKNEPSQAFAEQYLVDAKGFLKAVEAYRKLELAHV; the protein is encoded by the coding sequence ATGCAAAGTTTTAGAACAGAAATAGAAAATCCGGTCGTAGAAAAAGATATCGTGGAATTGGAACGCAAAATCCATGAGTTCCAAGAGGGGAAGTTGGATGAGGAAAAATTCCGAAGCCTGCGTTTGGCACGTGGGGTATATGGCCAGCGGCAGCAAGGCGTACAAATGATTCGGATTAAACTGCCCTACGGAAAGGTCACTTCCAAACAATTGAAACGTATTTGCGATGTTTCGGACGAATATTCCACAGGACGGTTGCATATTACCACGCGTCAAGACATTCAGATTCACTATGTGGATTTAAACCGCACTCCAGAATTATGGGCAGAACTGGAAAAAGATGAAGTCACGTTGCGAGAGGCTTGTGGTAACACGGTACGCAATGTAACGGCCAGTGAAACAGCTGGGATAGATGTGGATGAATCCTTTGATGTTTCCCCTTATGCCGATGCCTTATTTCGATATTTCTTAAGAAACCCTATAAGTCAGGAAATGGGTAGGAAGTTCAAAGTTTCTTTTTCTGCGAGTGATGTGGATACGGGGCTTTCCTATATGCATGACCTAGGCTTTATTGCCAAAATACAAAATGGTGAAAAAGGTTTCAAAGTAATGCTAGGTGGTGGTTTGGGCTCACAACCACGCCATGCAGATGTGCTTTATGAATTTCTACCCTCGGATAAAATTATTCCTTTAATGGATGGGGTAATACGTGTTTTTGATCGCTACGGCGAGCGAAAAAGTAGGGCCAAGGCCAGAATGAAATTCTTATTGAAGGATTTGGGTCTAGACGGATTTAGAAAATTACTGGAAGCGGAACAGAAAGCTGTTCCCATAGCTACATTTTCCATTGATGCAGACTCCTATCCAAAGGCGTATGTGGTTGATGTGGCCATTCCAAAAGTAGAAATTAAGGATATCAAGGCTTTTGAGCAATGGAAATACACCAACATTGTTCCGCAAAAACAAAATGGATTTGTGGCTATAGGTATCAAAGTGCTTTTAGGTGATTTTTATACGGATAAAGCAAGATTGTTAGCAGATTTGGTTCAGAACTATGCGGCGGGTGAATTTCGTTTATCACTCAGACAAAACATTTTAATACCCTATGTAAAAGAGGAACTTGTTCCGTTTTTTTATACAGAACTGCAAAAGCTCGGTTTCGTAGAGGCGGGATATAATAAGGCATTGGACATCACGGCCTGCCCGGGAACGGATACCTGTAACTTAGGAATTGCCAGCAGTACTGGAATTGCTGTTGAATTGGAACGAATCATCAAAGAAGAATATCCGCAATACATCAGCAATGCTGACGTAGTTATTAAAATTAGCGGTTGTATGAACGCCTGTGGTCAGCATAATATGGCCAATATAGGATTTCAGGGCATGAGCATCCGAACAAAGGACAAACTGGTCGCTCCCGCATTGCAAGTACTTTTGGGTGGCGGAAATATTGGGAACGGAGAAGGACGTTTTGCGGACAAAGTGGTAAAAATACCCTGTAGAAGAGGTCCCGAAGCACTTCGATTATTGCTGGACGATTTTGAGAAAAACGGTAAGGGGTATTCCTATTCCGATTACTATCAAGAAAAAGGTCAGATGTATTTCTATGATTTCCTAAAACCGCTTACGGATATTAATAACCTTACCCAAGAAGATTTTATAGATTGGGGAAATACGGAGCGATATAAAAAGGAAATTGGAATTGGGGAGTGTGCAGGTGTCGTCATTGACCTCATCGCCACGTTGTTATTTGAAAGCGAAGAGAAAATCCAAAATTCCGAAGCAACATTTGAGGAAGGCAAATGGGCGGCAAGTATTTATCATTCGTATTCTTCCATGGTCAATACGGCGAAAGCTTTGTTGACCGCTGAAAATACGAAAGTCAATACCCATTCCAGTATCATCAAGGATTTTGATGAATTGTTCATCACGTCGGGAAGAATAAATTTAGGAAGAGGCTTTGAAGAATTGGTTTTACAACTCAACAAAAATGAACCTTCGCAAGCTTTCGCAGAGCAGTATTTAGTGGATGCCAAAGGATTTTTAAAGGCCGTGGAAGCATATAGGAAATTAGAACTGGCCCATGTATAA
- a CDS encoding sulfate adenylyltransferase subunit 1 — protein MEVLKIATAGSVDDGKSTLIGRLLYDTKSLTTDKLEAIEKTSKQKGYDYLDFSLATDGLVAEREQGITIDVAHIYFSTENKSYIIADTPGHVEYTRNMVTGASTSQAAIILIDARKGVIEQTNRHFFINNLLRIKEVIVAINKMDLVGFSEETYNSIKTDFEQLMSKRDYKDQKITFIPVSALKGDNVVNSSKHMPWYNGETLLEHLEGLDLAAVSNVGTPRFPVQYVIRPKTDEHHDFRGFAGKVYGGELSVGDAVVALPSRTQSKIKAIYFYDKKYQTASRRSSVTITLEDEINLSRGDMLVKVDDLPTIEKQFTATISWMDSDTLKLGKKYIVQHGVNKVLAKVDNIHHKINPDYSGIEENVDGLGMNDIAQVSFRLNKPIFYDKFKEHRTNGSFILIDTQTNGTVGAGFIN, from the coding sequence ATGGAAGTACTAAAAATAGCCACGGCAGGAAGTGTAGATGATGGTAAAAGCACCTTGATCGGTAGGCTGCTATACGATACAAAATCCTTAACAACAGATAAGCTAGAGGCCATAGAAAAGACCAGCAAGCAAAAGGGTTATGATTATTTAGATTTCTCTCTGGCCACGGACGGTCTGGTAGCAGAGCGGGAACAGGGAATCACCATTGATGTAGCACATATTTATTTTTCAACGGAAAACAAGAGTTATATCATAGCCGATACTCCTGGTCATGTTGAGTATACCAGAAATATGGTTACCGGTGCCTCCACCTCACAAGCAGCCATCATATTGATTGATGCCAGAAAAGGAGTCATTGAGCAGACCAATCGCCACTTTTTTATTAATAACCTGCTACGGATTAAGGAGGTAATCGTAGCTATAAACAAAATGGATTTGGTCGGTTTTTCAGAGGAAACGTACAATTCCATCAAGACTGATTTTGAACAGTTGATGAGTAAGCGTGATTACAAAGACCAGAAAATAACGTTCATTCCCGTTAGTGCGTTAAAAGGGGATAACGTAGTCAATTCATCTAAACATATGCCGTGGTACAATGGCGAAACGTTACTGGAGCATTTGGAGGGTCTGGATCTAGCTGCCGTATCCAATGTGGGTACACCAAGATTTCCGGTACAATATGTCATCCGTCCAAAAACAGATGAACATCATGATTTCCGGGGATTTGCCGGAAAAGTTTATGGAGGTGAGCTAAGCGTGGGCGATGCCGTAGTGGCATTGCCATCACGAACACAATCCAAAATCAAGGCCATCTATTTTTATGACAAAAAATACCAAACGGCTTCGAGAAGGTCCTCCGTCACCATAACCTTAGAAGATGAAATCAATTTGAGTAGGGGAGATATGTTGGTTAAGGTAGATGATTTACCTACTATAGAAAAGCAGTTTACAGCTACAATATCTTGGATGGATTCTGATACTTTGAAATTGGGTAAAAAATATATCGTACAGCATGGGGTGAACAAGGTATTGGCAAAAGTTGATAATATACATCACAAAATAAATCCAGATTATTCCGGTATCGAGGAAAATGTTGACGGGCTCGGAATGAACGATATCGCTCAGGTAAGTTTCCGGTTGAACAAACCAATTTTTTATGATAAGTTCAAGGAACATAGGACCAACGGTTCTTTTATATTAATCGACACCCAAACGAACGGTACCGTTGGGGCAGGGTTCATCAACTAA
- the cysD gene encoding sulfate adenylyltransferase subunit CysD produces the protein MGIKTTDLDITLKPDVAPFKDTSHINALENEAIYIFREVAAQFEKPVLLFSGGKDSITLVRLAQKAFWPAKIPFPLMHIDTGHNFPETIEFRDRLVNELGLELIVRNVQDSIDEGKVKEESGRYSSRNSLQTTTLLDAIEEFKFDACIGGARRDEEKARAKERIFSVRDDFGQWDERNQRPELFDMLNGLIEIGKNVRVFPISNWTELDVWSYIKEEEIEIPSIYFAHKRKVFLRDGLIWSHSDFVYQEEDEEVLEKMVRFRTVGDMSCTAAVFSKAMDIEAVVQEIRNSTISERGARIDDKRSEAAMEKRKQQGYF, from the coding sequence ATGGGAATTAAGACAACAGATTTGGACATAACATTGAAGCCCGACGTAGCCCCTTTTAAGGATACCTCTCATATTAACGCCTTGGAGAATGAAGCCATTTATATATTTAGGGAAGTGGCGGCACAGTTTGAAAAACCAGTGCTCTTATTTTCTGGGGGAAAGGATTCCATTACGTTGGTTCGCTTGGCACAAAAGGCCTTTTGGCCAGCAAAAATTCCCTTTCCGCTAATGCATATTGATACGGGTCATAACTTTCCCGAAACGATAGAATTCCGTGATAGACTGGTCAATGAATTGGGATTGGAACTTATCGTACGAAACGTTCAGGATTCTATTGATGAAGGAAAGGTAAAGGAAGAATCCGGAAGATATTCTAGTAGGAATTCCTTACAGACAACCACTTTATTGGATGCCATAGAGGAGTTCAAGTTCGATGCCTGCATTGGGGGTGCGCGCAGGGATGAGGAGAAGGCCAGGGCTAAAGAGCGTATTTTTTCAGTTCGGGATGATTTTGGGCAGTGGGACGAACGTAATCAGCGTCCGGAGTTATTTGACATGTTGAACGGACTAATAGAAATTGGTAAGAACGTAAGGGTATTCCCAATCTCAAATTGGACAGAGTTGGATGTATGGTCCTATATAAAAGAGGAGGAAATTGAAATTCCATCCATCTATTTTGCCCATAAAAGAAAGGTCTTTTTACGTGATGGATTAATATGGTCCCATTCGGACTTCGTGTACCAAGAAGAAGATGAGGAAGTATTGGAAAAAATGGTACGCTTTAGAACTGTGGGGGATATGAGCTGCACAGCGGCCGTATTTTCCAAAGCAATGGATATTGAAGCCGTGGTCCAAGAAATTAGGAATTCTACCATTTCCGAAAGAGGGGCAAGAATAGATGATAAACGCTCCGAAGCGGCCATGGAGAAAAGAAAACAACAAGGATACTTTTAG
- a CDS encoding phosphoadenosine phosphosulfate reductase family protein: MVFTQEEIKKLNTQFKGIPPEEIISWAVKHSKKAIVTTNFRPYEVAILYAVSQVDQDIPVVWCDTGYNTPNTYKHAEMLIQQLNLNIDLYVPLQTTAHRDSVMGIPQIDDARHALFTEQVKLEPFRRAMVAHRPDVWFTNLRKGQTAYRDSLDILSLSKDGVLKVSPFYHWNDTHLDAYLKERNLPNEHKYFDPTKVLENRECGLHN; the protein is encoded by the coding sequence ATGGTATTTACACAAGAAGAAATCAAAAAATTGAACACACAGTTCAAGGGAATTCCGCCTGAGGAAATCATTTCTTGGGCCGTAAAGCATTCTAAAAAAGCGATAGTGACCACTAACTTTCGCCCTTATGAAGTTGCTATTCTTTATGCTGTATCACAAGTGGACCAGGACATTCCCGTTGTTTGGTGTGATACCGGTTACAATACACCCAACACCTATAAACATGCCGAAATGCTTATACAGCAGTTAAATCTGAACATCGATTTGTACGTGCCCCTGCAAACAACGGCACACAGGGATTCAGTAATGGGGATTCCGCAAATAGATGATGCAAGGCATGCCTTATTTACAGAGCAAGTAAAATTGGAACCATTTAGGAGGGCAATGGTGGCACACCGACCGGATGTGTGGTTTACAAATCTTAGAAAGGGACAGACTGCCTATAGGGATTCTTTAGATATTTTAAGCTTGAGTAAAGACGGAGTCTTAAAAGTGAGCCCGTTTTACCATTGGAACGACACCCATTTGGACGCTTACCTAAAAGAAAGAAATTTACCCAACGAACACAAGTATTTTGACCCCACAAAAGTGTTGGAGAATAGGGAATGTGGGTTGCATAATTAA
- a CDS encoding DUF2061 domain-containing protein: MIVDQLILDRKNTKSKYASDKTSERPIRSVAKAISWRVIGTLDTLLISYLFTGKVALAASIASIDFVTKMFLYFFHERLWNKINWGK, encoded by the coding sequence ATGATTGTAGATCAGTTAATTCTAGACAGAAAGAATACTAAAAGTAAATACGCTTCGGACAAGACTTCCGAGCGGCCCATTAGAAGCGTGGCAAAAGCCATAAGTTGGAGGGTAATAGGTACGCTGGATACACTTTTGATTTCGTATCTGTTTACGGGAAAAGTGGCTTTAGCAGCTTCCATAGCCTCAATCGACTTTGTGACAAAGATGTTCCTGTACTTTTTTCACGAACGTTTATGGAATAAAATTAATTGGGGTAAATAA
- a CDS encoding RrF2 family transcriptional regulator: MLSKKTKYGLKALAYLGSQKNKQPVQIAEIAAHENISQKFLESILLSLRKTGFLGSKKGKGGGYYLIKNPDQVLMTDVMRVLEGPISMVPCVSLNFYEKCSDCPDEESCSVHKLMLMVRDANLAVYRTNTLADIIK, translated from the coding sequence ATGCTGTCAAAAAAGACGAAATACGGACTTAAGGCACTTGCCTATCTGGGTTCCCAGAAAAACAAGCAACCTGTTCAAATTGCTGAAATTGCTGCGCATGAGAACATTTCGCAGAAATTTTTGGAGAGTATTTTATTGTCCCTTCGGAAAACTGGCTTTCTTGGGTCTAAGAAGGGAAAGGGTGGGGGATACTACCTTATCAAAAATCCAGATCAAGTTTTAATGACTGATGTCATGCGTGTATTGGAAGGCCCCATATCCATGGTGCCTTGTGTGAGTCTCAACTTTTATGAAAAATGTAGTGACTGTCCGGATGAGGAATCCTGCTCCGTACACAAGCTAATGTTAATGGTCCGGGATGCCAATTTAGCCGTATACCGTACTAATACGCTGGCCGATATCATCAAATAG
- a CDS encoding aromatic ring-hydroxylating oxygenase subunit alpha, with the protein MDFKHGIFPEKLFACWHPVGYSEEIKAEEPYGTFLLDEPLVVWRTSDGKVHAMRDVCIHRGTALSLGWIKDDCLVCPYHAWQFDKKGYCVKIPQAPEAEIPAKAKTPAYHCQEKFGLVWVAFKAPVYDLPNIPEYEASDWKLVNTGPFTWKSDSSRQVENFTDFGHFPWVHPGLLGDPERPKVPECKVTVKDAVLHYSVVRPEATNSDDFPIFANNDIVQPERRSVYELHLPYTIVLRLGWGGDKGMVYFFTSQPISHNKCRGFCIIGRNYDHDGPDTILEEFEQVIFDQDKRIVESQRPEQVPFDFTEELHLKFDAVAMNYRRAMKKQKLSY; encoded by the coding sequence ATGGATTTCAAACATGGTATTTTTCCTGAAAAACTATTTGCTTGCTGGCATCCTGTTGGATATAGTGAAGAAATAAAAGCGGAAGAACCTTACGGTACTTTTCTATTGGATGAACCTTTGGTTGTTTGGCGAACTTCAGATGGCAAAGTACACGCCATGCGCGATGTTTGCATACATCGTGGTACAGCCCTGTCTTTGGGATGGATAAAAGACGATTGCCTTGTCTGCCCCTATCACGCTTGGCAGTTTGACAAAAAAGGGTATTGTGTAAAGATTCCGCAAGCACCCGAAGCAGAAATTCCGGCTAAAGCAAAAACTCCCGCGTACCATTGTCAAGAAAAATTCGGATTGGTATGGGTCGCTTTTAAGGCACCGGTTTATGACCTTCCCAATATTCCGGAATACGAAGCTTCCGACTGGAAATTGGTAAATACCGGACCCTTTACCTGGAAGAGTGATAGTTCAAGACAAGTCGAGAATTTTACCGATTTCGGTCATTTTCCATGGGTGCATCCCGGACTTTTAGGAGACCCTGAGCGACCAAAGGTACCCGAATGCAAGGTCACGGTCAAAGATGCTGTCTTACACTATTCCGTAGTTCGTCCCGAAGCCACCAACAGTGATGACTTTCCAATTTTTGCCAATAATGACATCGTACAGCCAGAACGCAGAAGCGTATATGAGCTGCACTTGCCTTATACAATCGTTTTAAGGCTAGGATGGGGTGGTGATAAAGGCATGGTTTATTTCTTTACTTCACAGCCTATTTCGCATAACAAGTGCAGAGGCTTTTGTATCATAGGTCGCAATTATGACCATGACGGGCCAGACACTATTTTAGAGGAATTTGAACAGGTGATTTTTGACCAGGACAAGCGTATTGTAGAATCGCAACGCCCCGAGCAAGTACCTTTCGATTTTACCGAAGAGTTACATTTAAAATTCGATGCCGTTGCTATGAACTACAGAAGGGCCATGAAAAAACAAAAATTGAGTTATTAG
- a CDS encoding metal-dependent hydrolase family protein, whose product MRTASIILFLFCFAALNAQKHTFIDNVNIWDGTSDRIQNNLQVLIADNLILNVGKNITVPEGAVVINGNGFTLIPGLSDAHVHLSANMSEKEARNEAHWMYTSVRTAKAAENFLMLGFTTVRDLGGPVFGIKRAVDEGLIPGPRIYPSGAYISQTSGHGDFRSANEPNVILSGGQMQAADLLGWSYVVDGVPEVLKAARENLRKGATQLKVMAGGGISSDFDPIHSVQFTSEELEAAVQAAADWDTYVAVHIYESKGAIRALNAGVKCLDHGHLLNEETIKLIKEKDAWLVPQAFWNDTPASFWVPGKDTIPEALYKKIKPVLEGTDTVFKLAKKYGINVGFGSDAYGDLGYESYALTEFTSRTKWYAPLEILKQATSENARLLSLSGRINPYSEGKLGVIQVGAYADLLIYEGNPLEDIEVVAHPEKNLKLIMKDGKVYKNEL is encoded by the coding sequence ATGAGAACCGCTTCCATTATACTTTTTTTGTTTTGCTTTGCCGCCCTAAATGCTCAAAAACATACGTTCATTGATAATGTAAATATTTGGGACGGGACAAGCGACCGAATACAAAACAATTTGCAGGTACTTATTGCTGATAATTTGATTTTGAACGTTGGTAAAAATATCACGGTACCGGAAGGAGCAGTTGTAATTAATGGCAATGGTTTTACCCTTATTCCGGGACTATCGGACGCTCACGTGCATTTGTCCGCCAACATGAGTGAAAAAGAGGCCAGAAACGAGGCCCATTGGATGTACACTTCCGTAAGAACTGCCAAAGCTGCAGAAAACTTTTTGATGCTAGGTTTTACCACGGTCCGTGATTTGGGAGGTCCGGTATTCGGTATAAAAAGAGCAGTAGATGAAGGTTTAATACCGGGACCTCGTATTTATCCTTCAGGAGCTTACATTAGCCAAACTTCCGGTCACGGGGATTTTCGTAGTGCCAATGAACCAAACGTGATATTATCAGGAGGCCAAATGCAGGCAGCGGACCTCTTAGGTTGGTCTTATGTTGTTGATGGGGTACCTGAGGTTCTGAAAGCGGCCCGTGAAAACCTGAGAAAGGGTGCCACTCAGTTAAAGGTGATGGCAGGCGGAGGCATTTCTTCTGATTTTGACCCCATTCACTCGGTACAGTTTACTTCGGAAGAGCTTGAAGCAGCGGTCCAGGCCGCGGCCGATTGGGATACGTATGTTGCAGTTCATATATACGAGTCTAAAGGTGCAATAAGGGCTTTGAACGCCGGGGTAAAATGTTTGGACCACGGCCATCTTCTAAATGAGGAAACCATAAAATTGATTAAGGAGAAAGATGCCTGGCTAGTGCCACAGGCTTTTTGGAACGATACCCCCGCAAGTTTTTGGGTTCCAGGAAAGGACACCATTCCCGAGGCCCTGTATAAAAAAATAAAGCCTGTATTAGAAGGAACCGACACGGTTTTTAAACTCGCAAAAAAATATGGTATCAACGTTGGATTTGGTTCAGATGCCTATGGGGATTTGGGTTACGAGTCCTATGCACTGACCGAGTTTACTTCGCGAACTAAATGGTACGCGCCACTGGAAATCTTAAAACAAGCTACTTCTGAAAATGCCAGATTACTATCGTTATCAGGAAGAATTAATCCATATAGCGAAGGAAAATTGGGCGTCATCCAAGTCGGTGCCTACGCCGATTTATTGATTTACGAAGGCAATCCATTAGAAGACATTGAGGTCGTTGCCCATCCTGAGAAAAACCTTAAACTGATTATGAAAGATGGGAAGGTGTATAAGAATGAACTATAA
- a CDS encoding YybH family protein encodes MKFTTTFFLLLFSSSLCFAQEYMGPKKDIDQILKNAKNFSEHIVDSDYEMILDSYTADAKIFPNNMEILTGKEAILKYWTLPESVSISHHKLIPEEIKVIGVEAYDYGYYEGTTKKADGSESSWKGKYVVIWRKEEGQWKMYLDIWNGVR; translated from the coding sequence ATGAAATTCACCACCACCTTCTTCTTACTACTTTTTAGCTCTAGCCTATGCTTTGCACAGGAATATATGGGCCCTAAAAAAGATATTGACCAGATTCTGAAAAACGCCAAGAACTTTTCGGAACATATCGTTGATTCCGATTATGAGATGATCCTCGACTCCTATACCGCCGATGCCAAGATATTTCCCAACAATATGGAAATACTTACAGGTAAGGAAGCCATTCTCAAGTATTGGACCTTACCGGAAAGTGTTAGCATCAGCCATCACAAATTAATACCCGAAGAAATCAAAGTAATTGGAGTCGAAGCCTATGATTATGGGTATTACGAAGGCACTACCAAAAAAGCCGACGGCTCCGAAAGTTCTTGGAAAGGCAAATATGTGGTTATTTGGCGGAAAGAAGAAGGCCAATGGAAAATGTATTTGGATATTTGGAATGGGGTACGCTAA
- a CDS encoding trans-sulfuration enzyme family protein gives MSTKKFETNAIRTQVNRTEHLEHSVPLYLTSSFVFEDAEDMRASFAEEKDRNIYSRYSNPNSSEFIEKVCQMEGAEAGFAFASGMAAVFSTLAALLESGDHILSARSIFGSTHSLFNNFFPKWNISHSYFKIDDLDAIEQLITPKTKLIYAESPTNPGVDILDLEALGKIAKKHDLILVIDNCFASPYLQQPIKFGADLVIHSGTKLMDGQGRVLAGITVGSTELIDKVYRFSRITGPALSPFNAWVLSKSLETLALRVDRHCENALKLAQFLESHEKVNWVKYPFLKSHPKYEIAKKQMKAGGCVVAFEIKGGLEAGQKFFDAIKLLSLSANLGDSRSIVTHPASTTHSKLSVEERAETGITDGMVRVSVGLEHIDDIIADINQALD, from the coding sequence ATGAGTACAAAGAAATTCGAAACCAACGCCATACGCACACAGGTAAATAGAACGGAGCATCTAGAGCACTCTGTACCCCTGTATTTGACCTCAAGTTTTGTATTTGAAGATGCCGAGGATATGCGCGCTTCTTTTGCCGAAGAAAAGGATAGAAATATCTATTCCAGGTACTCCAATCCAAATTCATCTGAATTTATAGAGAAAGTTTGCCAGATGGAGGGTGCCGAAGCGGGTTTTGCCTTTGCCAGTGGAATGGCCGCTGTCTTTTCTACCTTGGCGGCGCTTTTAGAAAGTGGAGATCATATACTTTCTGCAAGAAGTATTTTTGGGTCTACGCATTCGCTGTTCAATAATTTTTTTCCGAAATGGAATATTTCACATAGCTATTTTAAGATTGATGATTTGGATGCAATTGAGCAATTGATAACTCCAAAAACAAAATTGATTTATGCGGAATCGCCCACGAACCCCGGGGTTGATATTCTGGATTTGGAAGCACTCGGGAAAATTGCGAAAAAGCACGACCTGATTTTAGTAATTGATAATTGTTTTGCATCCCCCTATTTACAGCAACCTATAAAATTCGGTGCCGATTTGGTCATCCATTCGGGAACTAAATTAATGGATGGTCAAGGGAGGGTGCTGGCAGGAATTACAGTGGGTAGCACCGAACTTATAGACAAAGTATATCGTTTTTCCAGAATAACAGGACCAGCGTTATCTCCCTTTAATGCTTGGGTGCTGTCCAAAAGTTTGGAGACCTTGGCATTAAGGGTAGACAGGCACTGTGAGAATGCTTTGAAATTGGCGCAATTTTTAGAAAGTCACGAAAAGGTGAACTGGGTAAAATACCCATTCTTAAAATCGCATCCTAAGTATGAAATTGCGAAAAAGCAAATGAAGGCAGGCGGTTGTGTAGTGGCATTTGAAATTAAAGGCGGACTAGAAGCGGGTCAAAAATTCTTTGATGCTATAAAGCTGTTATCGTTATCTGCAAACCTTGGGGATTCAAGAAGTATCGTTACCCACCCCGCGTCTACAACGCACAGTAAATTATCGGTTGAAGAAAGGGCCGAAACCGGCATCACCGACGGTATGGTCAGGGTTTCCGTTGGCCTGGAACACATTGATGATATCATCGCGGATATTAATCAGGCGTTGGATTAA